A genomic window from Nocardioides rotundus includes:
- the gltX gene encoding glutamate--tRNA ligase, with protein MTQPATGSDIRVRMAPSPTGSPHVGLLRTALFNWAFARRHGGTFVLRIEDTDKERNTEESYEGILDVLRWAGLNWDEGPQVGGDYGPYRQSERGDVYRDVLERLRETSYTYDCFCTTEEIAERRKASGSKVMGYDGFCRELSDAQRQAFEDEGRQPIVRFRMPDGELTWDDLVRGEITFDTANVPDYALARANGDPLYTLVNPVDDALMKITHVLRGEDLLSSTPRQIALYDALKEIGVAELTPAFGHLPYVMGEGNKKLSKRDPQAHVNMYREQGFLPEGLMNYLALLGWAIAADRDVFDLEEMVDAFELGDVNPNPARFDLKKAEAINAEHMRRLSTDEITHRVLPFLKTAQVVGDPVNDADAQLLEQAMPLVAERINKLTEAVPMLAFLFADDEAFTRNPDDVAKVLDEQGVEVVRAARDALEDVHPWSTEAIEEALRSALIEGMELKPRVAFAPVRVAVTGSRVSPPLFESMELLGRDRSLSRLSDVIA; from the coding sequence ATGACCCAGCCCGCCACCGGCAGCGACATCCGGGTACGGATGGCCCCGAGCCCGACCGGCAGCCCGCACGTCGGCCTGCTGCGGACCGCCCTGTTCAACTGGGCGTTCGCGCGCCGCCACGGCGGCACCTTCGTGCTGCGGATCGAGGACACCGACAAGGAGCGCAACACCGAGGAGTCCTACGAGGGCATCCTCGACGTGCTGCGCTGGGCGGGGCTGAACTGGGACGAGGGCCCGCAGGTCGGCGGCGACTACGGCCCCTACCGCCAGTCCGAGCGCGGTGACGTCTACCGCGACGTGCTGGAGCGGCTGCGCGAGACGTCGTACACCTATGACTGCTTCTGCACCACCGAGGAGATCGCCGAGCGGCGCAAGGCGTCCGGCTCCAAGGTGATGGGGTACGACGGCTTCTGCCGCGAGCTGTCCGACGCGCAGCGGCAGGCCTTCGAGGATGAGGGCCGCCAGCCGATCGTGCGCTTCCGGATGCCCGACGGCGAGCTGACCTGGGACGACCTGGTGCGCGGCGAGATCACCTTCGACACCGCGAACGTGCCCGACTACGCGCTGGCGCGGGCGAACGGCGACCCGCTCTACACCCTGGTGAACCCGGTCGACGACGCGCTGATGAAGATCACCCATGTGCTGCGCGGGGAGGACCTGCTGTCCAGCACGCCGCGACAGATCGCGCTCTACGACGCGCTCAAGGAGATCGGCGTCGCGGAGCTCACGCCGGCGTTCGGCCACCTGCCCTACGTGATGGGGGAGGGCAACAAGAAGCTCTCCAAGCGCGACCCGCAGGCGCACGTCAACATGTACCGCGAGCAGGGGTTCCTGCCCGAGGGGCTGATGAACTACCTGGCCCTGCTCGGCTGGGCGATCGCGGCGGACCGGGACGTCTTCGACCTCGAGGAGATGGTGGACGCCTTCGAGCTGGGCGACGTCAACCCCAACCCCGCCCGCTTCGACCTGAAGAAGGCCGAGGCGATCAACGCCGAGCACATGCGCCGGCTCTCCACCGACGAGATCACCCACCGGGTGCTGCCGTTCCTCAAGACCGCGCAGGTGGTCGGCGACCCGGTGAACGACGCGGACGCGCAGCTGCTGGAGCAGGCGATGCCGCTGGTCGCGGAGCGGATCAACAAGCTCACCGAGGCGGTGCCGATGCTCGCCTTCCTCTTCGCCGACGATGAGGCCTTCACCCGCAACCCCGACGACGTGGCCAAGGTGCTCGACGAGCAGGGCGTCGAGGTCGTGCGGGCGGCGCGCGACGCGCTCGAGGACGTGCACCCGTGGAGCACCGAGGCGATCGAGGAGGCGCTGCGCTCGGCGCTGATCGAGGGGATGGAGCTCAAGCCGCGGGTGGCCTTCGCGCCCGTCCGGGTCGCGGTCACCGGCAGTCGGGTGAGCCCGCCGCTGTTCGAGTCGATGGAGCTGCTGGGCCGCGACCGGTCGCTGTCCCGGCTCTCCGACGTCATCGCGTGA
- a CDS encoding fumarylacetoacetate hydrolase family protein: MRIARFTIEDEPRYGLVTGELDEYGEPAEDATVVELTGDPMYAGIQPTTTERPLADVRLLAPVIPRSKVVAVGRNYAAHAAEMGNEVPDEPMVFLKPNTSVIGPGDPIQYPPQTEDLHYEGELAVVIGRICRDVPAEQATDVIFGYTIGDDVTARDLQRKDGRFSRAKGFDSFCPLGPWIETDLDPNDFAEGRRVRTFLNGDLVQDGTTADMIFDIPTLVAHISSMMTLLPGDVILTGTPEGVGPMQIGDEVDISIDGLGTLTNKVTKR; encoded by the coding sequence GTGCGCATCGCGAGATTCACGATCGAGGACGAGCCCCGCTACGGCCTGGTGACCGGTGAGCTGGACGAGTACGGCGAGCCCGCGGAGGACGCCACCGTGGTCGAGCTGACCGGCGACCCGATGTATGCCGGGATCCAGCCCACGACGACCGAGCGCCCGCTGGCCGACGTACGCCTCCTCGCGCCCGTCATCCCGCGGAGCAAGGTGGTGGCGGTGGGCCGTAACTACGCCGCGCACGCCGCCGAGATGGGCAACGAGGTCCCCGACGAGCCGATGGTCTTCCTCAAGCCCAACACCAGCGTGATCGGCCCCGGCGACCCGATCCAGTACCCGCCCCAGACCGAGGACCTGCACTACGAGGGCGAGCTGGCCGTGGTGATCGGCCGGATCTGCCGCGACGTCCCGGCCGAGCAGGCCACCGACGTGATCTTCGGCTACACCATCGGCGACGACGTGACCGCCCGCGACCTGCAGAGGAAGGACGGCCGGTTCTCCCGCGCCAAGGGCTTCGACTCCTTCTGCCCGCTGGGGCCGTGGATCGAGACCGACCTCGACCCGAACGACTTCGCGGAGGGCCGCCGGGTGCGGACCTTCCTCAACGGCGACCTCGTGCAGGACGGCACGACCGCCGACATGATCTTCGACATCCCCACGCTCGTGGCCCACATCAGCTCGATGATGACGCTGCTGCCGGGCGACGTGATCCTCACCGGCACCCCCGAGGGCGTCGGGCCGATGCAGATCGGTGACGAGGTCGACATCTCCATCGACGGCCTCGGCACCCTGACCAACAAGGTGACCAAGCGATGA
- a CDS encoding 3-methyladenine DNA glycosylase, whose protein sequence is MSVQVLEEETWRAREAAHVARIDGLIAGHVARRAAGERHPVHDFMFTYYSHRPAQLRRWHPGFGVLPVGFPDLVDEEYVASRQRLVRQLHTLLSATARRTPSFGCFGLHEWAMVHRSPASETRHGWPLRLGGAGTDRVVESHRIACSHFDAFRFFTDSARPLNTLQPGRDDRPAFEQPGCLHGTMDLYKHAFRLSPMIPSELVADCFELAWDVRVLDMRAAPYDFTGLVLDDGSAWTPVRIETPEGKAEYVAAQRAFAARAEPLRRELIDACARLLALAG, encoded by the coding sequence GTGAGCGTGCAGGTGCTGGAGGAGGAGACGTGGCGGGCGCGGGAGGCCGCCCACGTCGCGCGGATCGACGGGCTGATCGCCGGCCACGTCGCCCGTCGGGCCGCCGGGGAGCGGCACCCGGTGCACGACTTCATGTTCACCTACTACTCCCACCGGCCCGCGCAGCTGCGCCGCTGGCACCCCGGGTTCGGCGTGCTCCCGGTGGGCTTCCCCGACCTCGTCGACGAGGAGTACGTCGCCTCCCGGCAGCGGCTGGTCCGGCAGCTGCACACCCTGCTGAGCGCCACCGCCCGGCGTACTCCCTCCTTCGGCTGCTTCGGGCTGCACGAGTGGGCGATGGTGCACCGCTCCCCCGCCTCCGAGACCCGGCACGGCTGGCCGCTGCGGCTCGGCGGGGCGGGGACCGACCGGGTGGTGGAGTCGCACCGGATCGCCTGCTCGCACTTCGACGCGTTCCGCTTCTTCACCGACTCCGCACGGCCGCTCAACACCCTGCAGCCGGGCCGCGACGACCGGCCGGCGTTCGAGCAGCCGGGCTGCCTGCACGGCACGATGGACCTCTACAAGCACGCCTTCCGGCTCTCGCCGATGATCCCCTCCGAGCTGGTCGCCGACTGCTTCGAGCTGGCATGGGACGTGCGGGTGCTGGACATGCGGGCCGCGCCGTACGACTTCACCGGGCTGGTCCTCGACGACGGGTCTGCGTGGACGCCGGTGCGGATCGAGACGCCGGAGGGGAAGGCGGAGTACGTCGCCGCCCAGCGCGCCTTCGCCGCCCGCGCCGAGCCGCTCCGGCGGGAGCTGATCGATGCGTGCGCCCGGCTCCTGGCCCTCGCCGGGTAG
- a CDS encoding DUF2237 family protein: MSDTVEEPDERNVLGGPLEQCGTEPMTGWFRDGSCRCSGDPGVHAVCVVMTDEFLAHQKAVGNDLSTPREEYGFPGLTAGDRWCVVAARWLQAYQHGAAAPVVLAATSELALEVVPIEALQEYAVDVPDDPGSLLD, from the coding sequence ATGAGCGACACGGTGGAGGAGCCCGACGAGCGGAACGTGCTCGGCGGCCCGCTGGAGCAGTGCGGCACCGAGCCGATGACCGGCTGGTTCCGCGACGGGTCCTGCCGCTGCTCCGGCGACCCCGGCGTGCACGCGGTCTGCGTGGTGATGACCGACGAGTTCCTGGCCCATCAGAAGGCGGTCGGCAACGACCTGTCGACGCCGCGCGAGGAATACGGCTTCCCCGGCCTCACCGCCGGCGACCGTTGGTGCGTGGTCGCCGCCCGGTGGCTGCAGGCCTACCAGCACGGCGCCGCCGCCCCGGTCGTGCTCGCCGCCACCAGCGAGCTGGCCCTGGAGGTCGTCCCGATCGAGGCGCTGCAGGAGTACGCCGTCGACGTGCCGGACGACCCCGGGTCGCTGCTGGACTAG
- a CDS encoding aldo/keto reductase has translation MERVPTPVEGLTLSRLAFGAMRLPLDDPARVAKLVEHAVGLGITTFDHADIYGGYGAEEAFGAGLRTWAGDRGSLELVSKCDIMLTDPARPENTVKHYDTTARHVVSSAERSLRNLGVDRLDLLLLHRPDPLLDADETAGALAGLVRDGKVRAVGVSNFAPHQLDLLRSRLDVPLVTNQVELSVSATRALWDGSLDDAQLHRYPPMIWSALGGGDLFTSDAERPSRIRATLEQVGAETGLSVGATALAWVLRHPSRPVPVLGTTNPERVTDLAGAVGVPMERQRWFRILEAAEGAPVP, from the coding sequence ATGGAGCGAGTGCCCACCCCCGTCGAGGGGCTGACCCTGTCGCGGCTCGCGTTCGGCGCGATGCGGCTCCCGCTGGACGACCCCGCGCGAGTGGCGAAGCTCGTCGAGCACGCGGTCGGGCTCGGGATCACCACCTTCGACCACGCCGACATCTACGGCGGGTACGGCGCGGAGGAGGCCTTCGGCGCCGGGCTGCGGACCTGGGCCGGCGACCGCGGATCGCTCGAGCTGGTCTCCAAGTGCGACATCATGCTCACCGACCCCGCCCGCCCGGAGAACACGGTCAAGCACTACGACACCACCGCGCGGCACGTCGTCTCCTCCGCCGAGCGGTCGCTGCGCAACCTCGGCGTCGACCGGCTCGACCTGCTCCTGCTGCACCGGCCCGACCCGCTGCTGGACGCCGACGAGACGGCCGGCGCGCTGGCCGGCCTGGTGCGCGACGGCAAGGTCCGCGCGGTCGGGGTGAGCAACTTCGCGCCGCACCAGCTGGACCTGCTGCGCTCGCGGCTCGACGTACCCCTCGTGACGAACCAGGTCGAGCTGTCCGTGTCCGCGACCCGGGCGCTGTGGGACGGGTCGCTGGACGACGCACAGCTGCACCGCTACCCGCCGATGATCTGGTCCGCGCTCGGCGGCGGCGACCTCTTCACCTCCGACGCCGAGCGGCCCTCCCGGATCCGCGCGACCCTGGAGCAGGTCGGCGCGGAGACCGGGTTGTCGGTCGGCGCCACGGCACTGGCGTGGGTGCTGCGCCACCCCTCCCGGCCGGTGCCGGTCCTCGGCACGACCAACCCGGAGCGGGTCACCGACCTCGCGGGCGCCGTGGGCGTCCCGATGGAGCGACAGCGGTGGTTCCGGATCCTCGAGGCGGCGGAAGGAGCACCCGTCCCATGA
- a CDS encoding pentapeptide repeat-containing protein, protein MEGQAGGEVRDEDWYGEDLGAAQFRGVVFTDVDLTETTSRGAVFDDCEFHGCRFNASTHTGTAFTGCDFRRSVLFDATLDGCKLSASVFADCTLRPMTVTDGVWRGVSLRGARLEGLDLTGVDLRDADLSMATLSGTVLRNARLDDAVIREADLARADLRGASLTGVDLTSATLRETQLDLPGAVLLAELHGAAVDPS, encoded by the coding sequence ATGGAGGGCCAGGCGGGCGGCGAGGTCCGCGACGAGGACTGGTACGGCGAGGACCTGGGGGCCGCGCAGTTCCGCGGCGTGGTCTTCACCGACGTCGACCTCACCGAGACCACCTCCCGGGGCGCCGTCTTCGACGACTGCGAGTTCCACGGCTGCCGCTTCAACGCCTCGACCCACACCGGCACCGCCTTCACCGGGTGCGACTTCCGCCGCAGCGTCCTCTTCGACGCCACCCTGGACGGTTGCAAGCTCTCCGCCTCGGTCTTCGCGGACTGCACGCTGCGGCCGATGACCGTCACCGACGGGGTGTGGCGCGGCGTCTCGCTGCGCGGCGCGCGGCTGGAGGGGCTGGACCTCACGGGCGTCGACCTGCGCGACGCGGACCTGTCCATGGCCACGCTGTCCGGCACTGTGCTGCGCAACGCGCGGCTGGACGACGCGGTGATCCGCGAGGCGGACCTCGCGCGGGCCGACCTGCGCGGCGCCTCCCTCACCGGGGTGGACCTGACCTCCGCCACGCTGCGGGAGACGCAGCTGGACCTGCCCGGCGCCGTCCTCCTCGCCGAGCTGCACGGCGCGGCCGTGGACCCGAGCTAG
- a CDS encoding TetR/AcrR family transcriptional regulator C-terminal domain-containing protein encodes MGHSRTDVVATALGVLDRYGLADLTMRRLGAELDVRASALYHHFPDKQHLLAAVADEILARRTPLPADLPWRDRVSAACRSLRDALLAWTDGAEVVATVQAYGLGADAAYGDLRAALDGAGLDDELAHTAARTLLHLVLGHTTAEQTHLQAVAAGALPDDPRLQPDFDLSVALVVDGVGARAPGRRR; translated from the coding sequence ATGGGCCACAGCCGCACCGACGTCGTCGCCACCGCGCTCGGCGTGCTCGACCGCTACGGCCTGGCCGACCTGACCATGCGCCGGCTGGGCGCTGAGCTCGACGTGCGGGCCTCGGCGCTCTACCACCACTTCCCGGACAAGCAGCACCTGCTGGCCGCGGTCGCGGACGAGATCCTGGCTCGCCGTACTCCCCTGCCGGCCGACCTTCCGTGGCGCGACCGGGTGTCGGCCGCGTGCCGCTCGCTGCGCGACGCGTTGCTGGCATGGACCGACGGCGCCGAGGTGGTCGCGACCGTCCAGGCCTACGGGCTCGGCGCGGATGCGGCGTACGGCGACCTCCGGGCCGCCCTCGACGGCGCCGGCCTCGACGACGAGCTCGCCCACACCGCCGCCCGCACCCTGCTGCACCTGGTGCTCGGCCACACCACCGCGGAGCAGACCCACCTGCAGGCCGTCGCGGCCGGAGCGCTGCCCGACGACCCGCGACTCCAGCCGGACTTCGACCTCAGCGTCGCGCTCGTCGTCGACGGCGTCGGGGCGCGGGCGCCCGGCCGGCGCCGCTAG
- a CDS encoding biotin transporter BioY, protein MKPRDLALIPAFTALIVVCALLPAIHVAGMSVPITLQTFAVMLAGAVLGAKRGFLAALLYLALGFAGLPVFADGASGLAVLAGPSVGYLVAFPLAAGLCGLLVERLPRRGLPQPVLIFLAGLIASAVFTHTLGILGMMWRLDIPFGAAFKLDIVFWPGDVLKNVLMAVVATAVHRAFPDLLGRRRSAPSSAEPAAA, encoded by the coding sequence ATGAAGCCTCGCGACCTCGCCCTGATCCCCGCCTTCACCGCGCTCATCGTGGTCTGCGCGCTCCTGCCCGCGATCCACGTCGCCGGGATGAGCGTGCCGATCACCCTGCAGACCTTCGCGGTGATGCTGGCCGGCGCCGTGCTCGGGGCGAAGCGCGGCTTCCTCGCGGCGCTGCTCTACCTCGCCCTCGGTTTCGCCGGCCTGCCGGTCTTCGCCGACGGCGCCTCCGGGCTGGCGGTCCTGGCCGGCCCCAGCGTCGGCTACCTGGTCGCGTTCCCGCTCGCCGCCGGCCTCTGCGGCCTCCTGGTCGAGCGGCTCCCCCGGCGGGGTCTCCCCCAGCCGGTGCTCATCTTCCTGGCCGGGCTGATCGCCTCCGCGGTGTTCACCCACACCCTCGGGATCCTCGGGATGATGTGGCGCCTGGACATCCCGTTCGGTGCGGCCTTCAAGCTCGACATCGTCTTCTGGCCGGGCGACGTGCTCAAGAACGTGCTGATGGCCGTCGTCGCGACCGCCGTCCACCGCGCCTTCCCCGACCTGCTGGGCCGCCGCCGCTCCGCGCCGAGCAGCGCGGAGCCGGCCGCCGCGTGA
- a CDS encoding energy-coupling factor ABC transporter ATP-binding protein, giving the protein MSRIELDRVTVRFPTHDDEVTVLHETSLELTEPRVALIGPNGSGKSTLARLLNGLVEPTTGRVTVDGRDVVEDGKEVRRRVGFVFTDPAAQLVMPTAAEDVALSLRRTHPKAERRAAAEQVLADFGLAGLGDRSVHGLSGGQRQLLALAGVLAVEPEVIVADEPTTLLDLGNARRIGDLLLGLPQQLVLVTHDLELAARCDRALLIRDGRVEKDGAATDVVEHYRETA; this is encoded by the coding sequence GTGAGCCGGATCGAGCTGGACCGGGTCACCGTCCGCTTCCCCACGCACGACGACGAGGTCACGGTCCTGCACGAGACCTCGCTGGAGCTCACCGAGCCGCGGGTCGCGCTGATCGGTCCGAACGGGTCCGGGAAGTCCACGCTCGCCCGGCTGCTCAACGGCCTGGTCGAGCCGACGACCGGCCGGGTCACGGTGGACGGGCGGGACGTCGTGGAGGACGGCAAGGAGGTACGGCGCCGGGTCGGCTTCGTCTTCACCGACCCGGCCGCGCAGCTGGTCATGCCCACTGCCGCGGAGGACGTGGCCCTCTCGCTGCGCCGTACCCACCCCAAGGCGGAGCGCCGCGCCGCCGCCGAGCAGGTGCTCGCCGACTTCGGCCTCGCCGGGCTCGGCGACCGCAGCGTGCACGGCCTCTCCGGCGGCCAGCGGCAGCTGCTCGCGCTGGCCGGGGTGCTCGCGGTCGAGCCGGAGGTGATCGTGGCCGACGAGCCGACGACCCTGCTCGACCTCGGCAACGCGCGCCGGATCGGCGACCTGCTGCTCGGCCTGCCGCAGCAGCTGGTGCTGGTCACCCACGACCTCGAGCTGGCCGCGCGCTGCGACCGGGCACTGCTGATCCGCGACGGGCGCGTGGAGAAGGACGGTGCCGCGACGGACGTGGTGGAGCACTACCGGGAGACGGCGTGA
- a CDS encoding energy-coupling factor transporter transmembrane component T family protein, producing the protein MTSAATGLLGSYAPGDTWLHRLPAGVKFGGLFVAGLVVTICQGYVGAVALLVAAVAVLASSRARPGPLLRSLRGLLVVAVLLGAWHTWQSGWPQAVEVVADLLSLVLLATALTVTTPVDELIDVLTRLVRPLRRFGVNPERVALAFSLALRAIPSTIALAEETRDAARARGLERDPRARVVPLVLRTVAHARDTGEALHARGVAD; encoded by the coding sequence GTGACGTCGGCGGCGACCGGGCTGCTCGGCTCCTATGCTCCCGGCGACACCTGGCTGCACCGGCTGCCCGCCGGCGTGAAGTTCGGCGGCCTGTTCGTCGCCGGGCTGGTGGTGACGATCTGTCAGGGGTACGTCGGCGCCGTGGCGCTGCTGGTCGCCGCGGTTGCGGTGCTCGCCAGCAGCCGGGCCCGCCCCGGCCCGCTGCTGCGCAGCCTGCGCGGGCTGCTCGTGGTGGCCGTGCTCTTGGGGGCATGGCACACCTGGCAGAGCGGTTGGCCCCAGGCGGTGGAGGTGGTCGCCGACCTGCTGTCGCTCGTGCTGTTGGCGACCGCACTGACGGTGACCACCCCGGTCGACGAGCTGATCGACGTGCTCACCCGCCTGGTCCGGCCGCTGCGGCGGTTCGGCGTGAACCCGGAGCGGGTGGCGCTCGCGTTCTCCCTGGCGCTGCGGGCGATCCCGAGCACGATCGCGCTCGCCGAGGAGACCCGGGACGCCGCCCGGGCGCGCGGATTGGAGCGGGACCCGCGAGCCCGGGTCGTCCCGCTGGTGCTCCGGACCGTCGCGCACGCGCGGGACACCGGAGAGGCGCTGCACGCGCGCGGGGTCGCGGACTAG